acgtcAAGAAAGCGGTACgcaattattacaatttcagtcaaaaagaaaaaaaaactgtcatattttgataataaaaacattgtgattgaaattatttaaataatcatttacttTAATATGTAGAGTATTTTGTGATGTATGtatacaatatacatatatatatttatataaagattTAAACCAATAATTAAGTTTACTGTTTTAATAACCAATTAATTtgttcgttatttttttttcaaatttcttagaCTATTTCTCTGCTTAAgatgtgattttaaatatttatatattttatgtattaagtatatatatatatatttatatatataataattaattacaataatagtgatattttaaattcgcaATCCTCAACAAGTTAAAGATTTAATCAGATATATAaatctgtaaatttaatttttaaattcaataaaataaaattacatttaattcgtttaaattaaatcgatCGCCAACAAAAAACACAAAGGATCGCTTGTTCGCTTATATCTTATATTCtaacgataaaaaatgaacaattttaatatcaaagcGCATATAACCAATTAAtcaaagatttattaataatattctttaataattggtcaaaatttaattattttatttattaatttatttaatttatcattttcttcTAAAGCTTCGTATAATATATCTTTTATAAACTTTCTTCATCATAcgatgattttaattattttattaaaagtgtACCACAATGTATGCACATtcacaacaacaataattagcAGTTACCACTTCtgcttaatttaaaaaaaaaataataaaaataataaatgtttaaataattatatgcgTATGATGTGGACAATTCTGCGAGCTGAATTAGTTAATATGTACccatgattgttttttttttatcattaattagtattaatgTATAAGAATTACTTtgcaaagtaaataaaatatcgatgGGGAGTGAAAACAAATGGAAAGGGAACAAAAATgggttggaaaaaaaatatttataaatttgtttgaaaaaaaaaaaatcaataataataataataaataaattatcattgcaCTCTTACATCAATGGATGTTACTGCCGCAATAATAACGaacaatcaatcaatcaatcaataaatttaattattattattaactataattacttgttttgttattttttttttctttttatttatgagaGCTGTAGATGCGCTTTTAAACgctatttatattaatatatataaatatgagttGTTAtacaagtattttaaaatgacgGATCGTGTCATTGCTGTCGCTCTCCGAGAAATTTAAATCTCGATGCacgtattgatatttttttaagttgaacTAAGTTCATTACGTGAATTTAGTAAATTGATGTTTTGTGATCTTGATCTTGGATTCTTTATTGGCAAAACTACTGGACTTACTCCTCCTTCGTAGGCTCTGCCTTTTTGCCGAGAGGAATGGCTGCCTTTAttctgtttaaaaattaattagttagtttattaagtaattatttatttattaattttatgtgtaattatttgtaaacttACTTGGCAGttaactcatttatttttccttgTACTAAAGCGAGATTCTGGTCGATTTGAGCTTTGTTCGTTTCGTATACTTTCGGAAGTGTGAAAAGTGCAATCACtcctaataatttaaattttaaattatttatcggaAGAATTTAAATACACAGATAATTTCATAATCGAGagatttcttttataaaattatttgtgtgtaaataaaaaaatgtaaaaaaaaaacgtaccAATGATGATGAGTGTCATTCCATTAAACCACGAGCCAACGTATGTCAAACACCATAAACCAACACTGAATTTAAGTGAGTCAATGAAATCTTCAATGAGGAAAAGTCTGCGCAATTCAGAAACAGCAGCATTGGCGTGTGCCACAGCAATGTCAGCAACTTCATGGACTTTTTCTGATGGTAATGTCAGATCAATATCAAGAATATCtctgcaataaataaattttaaaattattaatcattttttgcagtagaaaaaatttttgtaaattatttttttgtgtggcttaaaattttttttgtaactgagaaaataattttaaaattataaaaatttttaaataattcaagcgaataaatttgaatttttgataattgaagaattcaaattatttaatttaaattttaaattaactataaatatttaattaattacaaattatttatacacccctagttttttagtaaatgatgaaaaaaaaaataatagtgtgaatttaattgatagtttGGTTTTTAAACTTACTTGAATGGATGGCCATCAGATGTTTTTTGTACGGCTTGTAAAATGGTTTTGTAAATACGGAATCCCATTGTACCCATTAGTGTTAATAATGCCGAATATGAGAATACGCTGATCAAACTAAAATAGGTCAATGACAGGAGGATGCTCATTATGACACCAAAAACAATTCCTGTTTTTTCTGGCTGGCGCCAATAAATCAGTGCAGCCACtgtaaacaaaaaacaaatatattagttttaattattcattaattaaacttcCTCGCACAGTTAAGCTTCGCAGCTCACACTCagactaaatatatttatttattattaatatacatatatgtcttttatttattgtatttttttatatacggAAAGGGAtttggcgcaagaaatatttatgatcctgaagttggcagacaaaaattttcggattttttttttttcaatgattaagttacaaaaaaaagaatctaaaaatatgcacatgtggggaattaaataaaccatcagtgcaattttttgaaatttttttttttttatcatttatcattttaaataaatttcaaaaattattagatgtagGCTAacttatgatcctgaagttagtagacaattaacaatttttggattttcttttccgccaaattacaaaaaaaaatatgcacataaagaaaattcaaaaaactatatgtgcaattttttcaaataatttttttttataatttagtgcattaaaaaaaatccaaaaattattatacgtcagctaacttcagtatcatgaaatattttacattatgaattgaagaaaaaaattttttctcactccaagaaaatttttgttttcaatttaaaatgcaaaaaaattctcagggcaaataaaaatattttgtagcaataaattatttttttctttgtatcaAAAGaggttttttataaaaagagtACTGTTGTTCTTCCATCCATGTCTTTCATTCCCTACTTAATTTAATGATCACGCAACTTGCGATGCCTCCTCATCTAAAATCTCGTCATAGATATCgatttacattttcaattaaattaccGGCAGCAATTCGTTCTAGTTCAACTGATAGACATATTATTTGTTACttactatttattacttatcatcattactattttcatagataaattaaataattgtgataTAGTCTACtgactaatttaaaattccaaaagtTTATTGACGTGATGActagaataatataaaatccAAGTAGCGGAATGAAATGTTCTATCTAAATAAGGTATAGGTGAGAGTGGTGAAGAAGTCAATGGTAAATATCAGGGTCATACACTTGAAGTGCATCTTTTTATAATACTCAAGAGAAAAGGACACTAAAATTAACCttgagttttataaaaattaaaataatagattaagataattaattaattaaatatttatttaaattttatccggcaaaataatatttttaaaataaactttttaaattattatatttacaaatattattataataataattatttgcacaTCTGTTACTTGGGTACATACAGACGATTTTTAACAagaccatttttaaaaaaaataatttattgtttgttttaacataaaaaatttaaaaaaaaaattataaataatttgaattaaaatttttaaatttaaaaaaaaaatttgttttattttaaaatacttttttttctccttaaAGGACCAAAATCTACCACGTGGATTCTGAGTGACCATATGTTGAGATAAAGTCCGTGCTCCAAAATGTAGCcgtaaaaattgataaataataaatgaaataaaagtattcgCCCACTCACCAGAATCTACTGgaatttcttcttcttcatttcTTCGCGGTCTGTCTTTTCGAACCATTTTTAAATTGGAgtagttttgttttttcttttttttttaataatttgcttagtttaaattaagtaggataaaatttataaatgcttGAGAACCTCACGGTTGTTTTTCAGCGGTCAACTAATCCACGATAAAAGTaccacgtaaaaaaaaaaaacaagtacaGTAAGAGCGACGCCGAACGCGCAACTGAACTTCCAACGGAGTTTATAAAGAATGAGAATGTATCTTGTGTgttttaaatgtatatgtatgcatgtaagtatatatgtatgtataaatttatatatacatatatatactgaaGTTCATGTGTGTACAAGTGAACAAGTAAAAGAAGAATGAGGATAAAGttaagagagaaagagagaaaagtTGAGGGTAATAATGGAgggggataaaaaaaaatatggcaGACGAGTGGGCTTTTACAAAAGcgaatgagaaataaaaatgtttaaaaaataatctttggAACCAGTTGTCTGAAGAAAGTGAGAGGAAATAGAAAATGTTTTGTGTGCAAGAGAGACAATggagtattaaatttaaaataagctACTAAACCGGTAAAGATGTCACTGGTgtcatttaaatctttttttttttttttttttttttttttttttttttactccaggattattaaaatatatagtataatatatatgaacaaTATATGTTTTAGTTCCAGATAttgtttagaaaaatatttatatttaaaaaatgtactgCGGATTTTAAACCAGAGGACAACAGAAAGTTGGCATTAGCTCTGTCACGTGACTCCAACATTAATCTACGTATGAGACGTGTGTTGATATCACATATGTAATAACAGTAAATTTTACCGGCGCAATTACACCACAAGATTtgactgattttatttttttgattaaatttttttttaattatcttatcTCTGTTTTATACTTTACTGTTCGACTTTGTAATAACATtagcgatatttttttataaattgttgttgttattattattgaagtttttttaaatatttatttataacgcggtatttatattttatttgatttgtaTATTAAATAGATCTGAAAGGCATGCGTGAAACTACCAACGGTTATTGATTCACTCTCAGACGAGCTAAGTGAaagactttatttttatttaaatgttactAAGTaacgttataaataataccgATCTATAATCTCAAATTTGAATTGCCCACGTGCTTTCAGATAAAACTTTTACTCAGTtattaatatatcatatttctttaaatattgttcatttatatttattagtaccCACGTGgggataattattaataagactggaataaaaaaaaaatgaaatggaGTAAAAGAGAAAGGGGTAAAACGGaatacccccaaaattttataaaaaaagttcgttttttaaacttaaaaatgaaatataattgagGATtgttctgaatttttttttaaactttttcaaaaatagaaagttttattcgaaaaattttactgacttgttttatgataaaaactattcaaaatttttttttcttttatagcatccaataattatgtgaaacataatttttctttatataaaatgacGTAATGacgtaattgatttttaaaatatgtaaaaagaTGCTTTTACCCCACTATtaaaatggtaattttatttgacacttttttattaattaaaataaagtaataaatgtccaaaaattgagcagtggccacaaatgaTACCTTTACCCTATTTGAGTCGTTTATTtaagaaaccccataagtcaaaaaaaacaaaatttttcaggaaagacaaaaaacatttttctggaaaaacttgaaattgaaataataaataaataattgaagagaaTAATGTTTGCGtctctgaaaaatattcaaacaagaaaaattcaattttttaattgaaattacttaaaaaaattatttaaagttgattgacttatggggtttctcaacgaaacggaagaa
Above is a window of Microplitis demolitor isolate Queensland-Clemson2020A chromosome 1, iyMicDemo2.1a, whole genome shotgun sequence DNA encoding:
- the LOC103576756 gene encoding reticulon-1-A isoform X5, producing MVRKDRPRRNEEEEIPVDSVAALIYWRQPEKTGIVFGVIMSILLSLTYFSLISVFSYSALLTLMGTMGFRIYKTILQAVQKTSDGHPFKDILDIDLTLPSEKVHEVADIAVAHANAAVSELRRLFLIEDFIDSLKFSVGLWCLTYVGSWFNGMTLIIIGVIALFTLPKVYETNKAQIDQNLALVQGKINELTAKIKAAIPLGKKAEPTKEE
- the LOC103576756 gene encoding reticulon-1-A isoform X3, which produces MDSDSMACPLPKKDNDDVCKKSNSSGCPCAWNVLNPHAWFNPERLNPKVAALIYWRQPEKTGIVFGVIMSILLSLTYFSLISVFSYSALLTLMGTMGFRIYKTILQAVQKTSDGHPFKDILDIDLTLPSEKVHEVADIAVAHANAAVSELRRLFLIEDFIDSLKFSVGLWCLTYVGSWFNGMTLIIIGVIALFTLPKVYETNKAQIDQNLALVQGKINELTAKIKAAIPLGKKAEPTKEE
- the LOC103576756 gene encoding reticulon-1-A isoform X4; translation: MNILEQLIELKDMKFNREQLAALIYWRQPEKTGIVFGVIMSILLSLTYFSLISVFSYSALLTLMGTMGFRIYKTILQAVQKTSDGHPFKDILDIDLTLPSEKVHEVADIAVAHANAAVSELRRLFLIEDFIDSLKFSVGLWCLTYVGSWFNGMTLIIIGVIALFTLPKVYETNKAQIDQNLALVQGKINELTAKIKAAIPLGKKAEPTKEE